Below is a genomic region from Methanococcus vannielii SB.
GAAAAATTTTGACATTATTCAAGAAAATTAAAAATACTAGCTATGAAACGGAATCTGTCGAATATGCTGGAACGTTTGTTACAATTACCCCAAATTCCACAGCTGAAGTAACATCTACTATATTATACCCTGTTGCAGTAACCCATATATATTTTAAATTCGGGCATTTTTCAAAAACGTTTCTATCAATCACTACTTTATTTGTAAGTACTATGTCTACATCAAAAATTCTTTCAACCATTTTTTAAGACGGCGTTCGTTCATAAACAATAATTTCCCTAAATTTTTCCAATTTATTCCAAGATAATTCCTAGAAGTTATGCATATCCCTCAAGAATTATTATTTTCATAAAAAACCACGATTCCTTATTTTTATTTTTTATTTTTTTATTCTTTACCAATATCTTCATTCCATAGTTCTTCATTACTTTTTATAAATTCTTCCATCATATCTATGCAGTTTTTATCATTTAAAACTTCCAGTTTAACACCATTTTTTTCTAAAAGTTCTTCTGCACCTTTAAACGTCTTATTTTCCCCAATAATCACTTTTTTTATATTATATAATAAAATTGCACCGCTACACATAATGCACGGTGAAAGAGTAGTATAAAGCTCGCAGTCTTTATAAATACTAGAATTAATGCGTCCTGCATTTTCAAGTGCATCCATTTCTGCATGAAATACTACACTATTTTTTTGAATTCTTTTGTTATGCCCTCTTCCGATAACTTTATTTTTATAGACTAAAACTGCCCCAATTGGAATTCCACCTTCAATAGCCCCTAATTTTGCTTCTTTTATAGCTTCTTCCATGAATTTTGTCATTATACCACCATTTTTTAAGCCTAAATTATTTCTTTTAAAAAACGTATTTATATGTTCTTAATTTTAAAGGGGTATTATACTGTCAACTTATAAATTCTAAAAAAACAGTCCTATTAAATAAAATAGTCCATTTTAGAGTAAAACAAAAAATCTAATATATAAACCTAATCCAATAATTATTTATGCAATGATTAAAAAGTTAGTATATGGAGCATTTTAGACGATTTAGGTATTTTTCAAATATTTTACTAAAAGATTTATTAAAATTTATTAAAATTTATTAAAATTTATTAAAATTTATTAAAATTTATTAAAATTTATTAAAATTTATTAAAATTTATTAAAATTTATTAAAATTTATTAAAATTTATTAAAAAAAATGCTTTTTTAAATCATTTTACTTGAAAAAATTTGAATTTAAAATTTTAAAATGGTGATAACATGGGAGAATCAATACTTCATGTTAGTGAGCTTTATAAAATATTTGGAAAAAAACCTGAAAAAACCTATCCTTTGATTAAAGAAGGATTATCTCGACAGGAAATAAAGGAAAAAACAAAACAAGTTGTTGGCCTAAGAAATATTAATTTTGATGTTAAAAAAGGAGAAATATTTGTAATAATGGGACTTTCAGGAAGTGGGAAATCCACCCTACTCCGTTGTATAAATCGGCTGATAAAACCTACTTCTGGAAAAATAATTCTAAATAACAATATTGAAATTTCGAATATGGATGAAAAAAAATTACTTGATATTAGGCGAGAATACTTTGGAATGGTATTCCAAAAATTTGGATTACTCCCTACCCGAACTGTTTTGGAAAATGTCTCTTTAGGGCTTGAAATTCAAGGAATGGGGCTTGAAGAGCGAATTAACATGTCTGAAAAAGCAATTTCTTTAGTTGGACTAAAAGGCTGGGAAAAAAGTAAAATTTCAGAATTAAGTGGGGGTATGCAGCAGCGTGTTGGACTTTCAAGAGCACTTGCAATAGATCCAAAAATACTACTGATGGACGAACCTTTTAGTGCATTAGATCCATTAATTCGGCTTGAAATGCAAGAACTACTTTTAAAAATCCAGAAAAAAATGAAAAAGACTATCATATTTATCACCCACGATTTAAATGAGGCCGTAAAGCTTGGGGATAGAATAATGATATTAAATGAACAGGGAAGTATAGTCCAGCTTTCAAGACCCGAAGATATTTTATTAAACCCGAAAAATGAATTTGTAGAATCTTTTGTAAAAGACATCGATAAAACAACAGTAATAAGGGCAGAATCCCTTGCTAAAAAACCTGAATTTACACTAAATTCTCAAATGGATGCAAAAAATGCAGTTAAAATTTTAAATGATTTAGAGTACGATTTTGCGTATGTGTTGGATGAAAGCGGAAAATATCTTGGAATTTCAACTAAAGATGGCCTTGAAAAATCGGATTTAGTATGTAACGCCATTCATAAAATTAAGCCGTTAAAAGATATTAAGACAATAAATCAAGGGTTACCCCAATTTATATCTTCAGAATATCCCCTTCCCGTTGTTGACGAGGAAAATATGTTTTTAGGATATATTAAATTTAAAGAAGTAATCGACCTTGTAAAAAATTAATAGGGGTGAATCAATATGATCGAGTCAATTAATCTTGAAATTGGAAAATCTTTAGTAAATTTGATTGAATTTTTAATTAAGAACTATTCGTGGTTTTTTGACATAATTTCACAGGTAATAAAGACTATTGCAAATTTTTTCAGTACTTTACTTTTTTCAATTAATCCATATTTACTGATTTTAATAATCGGGATTATAACTTGGAAAACGGTAAATTTAAAAACTGTTCCATTTGCAGTTATTTTTTTATCAATAATACTGATGATGGGATTATGGAATATGTCAATTGCAACAATATCTTTGATTTTAACTTCAACGATAATAGCGCTTTTAATTGGGATCCCTCTTGGAATATTAAAAGCACGTTCTAAAACTATCAATTTAATCATTAGCCCCATTCTCGACATTATGCAAACCCTTCCATCGTTAGCATACTTAATTCCTGCAGTACTTTTCTTTGGAATTGGTGAAGTTCCAGGGATTATTGCAACAGTTATATTTGCAATGCCTCCAGCAATAAAACTAACCGCACTTGGAATTGAGCAGGTATCGGATGAACTTGTGGAGGTGGGGCGTGCATTTGGGAGCACTTCTTGGCAGATACTAACGAAAATAGAACTGCCAACAGCGCTTCCTTCAATAATGATGGGGGTAAATCAGGCAATAATGTTATCATTTTCAATGGTCGTTATTGCAGGGTTTATTGGTTCGGGCGGGTTAGGTGAGGTTATAATATCGGGTATTCAAAGATACAGTTTAGCACCGGCTCTTGAAGCAGGAATTGCTGTTACATTCCTTGCAATGATCTTTGATAGAATTACTCGTAACCTTGTGGGTTCTAAAAATTAACTTTTAAAATATCATTTAAAAATGAATATATTGAAAATTAGTATGGTGAATATTATGAACTATAAAGCATTACTTATGATTCCAATCTTAAGTTTGGCTTTACTTTTTTCAGGCTGTCTTAATGCTTCTGAAAATAATGATTCCGAACAAAAATCACTGAATTTAGGACTTCCCCCATGGCCGGGAGTTACCGTTAAATCAAACGTTGTAAAAGTTATTCTTGAAGAAAAAGGCTATGCTGTAAAATTAAATTCACTTGATGCAGGACTTGTTTACGCAAAACTTGCAGAAGGGGAACTTGATGTACTTCTTGCAGGATGGCTACCTGCAACCCATGAAAATTACTGGAACCAGTACGGTGACCAGTTAGATAAAGTAAATGTAAACGTTGAAAAAACTGCACTCGGACTTGCGGTTCCAAGGCATACATATGAATCAGGTATTCAATCGATTACTGATTTGAAAGGTAATGGAAAAATATTTAATAGTAGAATCGTAGGGATTGAACCTGGTGCAGGTATCATGTCAAATACTGAAAATGCAATTGAAATTTATGGATTAGAAAATTATGAATTAAAGTCAAGTAGTACGCCCGCTATGATGGCAGAACTAGAACGGGCATTTAATAGAAATGAAAATATTATCGTAACAGTCTGGGAACCTCACTCCGTTTTCTTCAGGTTTGATATAGTAATGCTAGACGACCCTGAAAGAGTATATGGGGATGGGGATAAAGTATATACCATTGCAAGAAAAGGTCTTGAAAGTGACGATCCAGTTCTCTATGAATTTTTTAAAAAATTCAAAATTACGCCAGAAATTCAAAGTGGATGGATATACGAATATAGTGATGAAGGAAGAAATCCTGAAGATGTTGCAAGAGAATGGGTTAGGAATAATTCTGAAATAGTATCTGAGTGGACTTCCCATATGAATTAATTATTTAAAAATACTCTTTTAATTTTTTGTAGTTTTAAATATTATAATGTTTAGAATACCTCTAAGTTTAGAAAATTTACAAATATAAAAATTATGTAGTTTAAAGGTGTTAAAATGGAAAATAGAAACTATTCAAATGAAGAACTTAAAAAATTTGATAAAGAATATGTTTGGCACCCATTTACACAAATGAAAGAATATCAAGAAGGAAATCCACTTTTGATTGAAAAAGGAGAGGGAATTTATTTAATTGATGTTGACGGCAAAAAATACATGGATGCAGTTTCTTCAATTTGGTGCAATTTTTTTGGGCATTCTGAAAAGAGAATAATTGACGCAATTTATAATCAAGCTTTAAAAATTGGCCATTCAACACAATTAGGATGTGGAAATGTTCCTTCAGCAATTTTGGCAAAAAGGTATGTTGATTTTTCACCAAAACAGTTTACAAAAGTATTTTTTTCTGAAGATGGTGCAGAAGCTGTTGAAATTGCTGTAAAAATGGCCTTTGAATACTGTAAATTAAAAGGATTTTCAAATAAAACAAAGTTTGTATCTGTAAAAGAAGGTTATCATGGAGATACAATTGGAACAATGAGTGTTGGAGGTAGTGAACTGTTTCATGGGTGTTTTAAGCCGTTATTATTTGATGGATACCATGCAAGTACTCCTTATTGTTACAGGTGTAAATACTATGACTTTAAAGATACTGATGAAAGAAATAAACTAGGATGCGAGATGAAATGTCTTTTAGAAATGAAAGAATTAATAAAAACCCATAAAAATGAAATATTTTGCGTAATTTTAGAAGCGGGCGTCATGGGTTCTGCAGGAATGATTCCTTATCCAAAAGGATACATCGAAGGAGTTGCAGAACTCTGCAAAGAACTCGATATTATATTAATACTCGATGAAATCGCAACTTTTGGAAGACTTGGGCGAGTATTTTATTCTGATTTAGATGAACTAAAAGAGCTTGAAAAACCCGATATTCTATGCCTTGGAAAAGGAATTACTGGCGGATACTTACCACTTGCATTAACTCTTGCAACTGATAAAATATACAAAGAATTTTTAGGAACTTTTGATGAGTGTAAACAGCTTTTCCACGGCCACACGTATTCTGGAAACCAGATAACATGTGCATCAGCAATTGAAACTTTAAATATTTTAGAAGAAACTAATATCTGCAAAGAAATACGGCCGAACATTGAATTTTTACATGAACGTTTGGATAAATTAAAAGAACTAGCTCCAGTTGGAGATATTCGAAAATCAGGATATATGATTGGAATTGAACTTGTAAAATATAAAGAAACAAAAGAACCTTATGATTATGGTTACAAAGCAGGATATAAAGTTGCTGAACGGCTCCTTGAAAAAGGAATTTATATCCGGCCAATTGGAAATACATTAATTTTTGTGCTTCCACTGGTTATCAAATTAAGCGAAATCGAGTTTTTATGTAAAAAAATTTATGAGTCAATTTCAGAACTTTTAGCTGAAAAAATACTATAATATTTAGTAATTATAATTATTTTTTAAATATAAATTACTCGATTTTATTACTTATCTAAATACTTTTTTAAATAAAAATGGTGTTAAAATTATTGTAAACATTATAAATATCAATGTTGCAGCAATAAATGTTGATATATTTTTTTCCAAAATTATTCCGGCAGTAACTGCAATCATTAAGTTAATTAGCGCAATTTCTGCCCTTGGAACTGATGTTGAAGCAAGTTGTAATGCTTCTTTAA
It encodes:
- a CDS encoding quaternary amine ABC transporter ATP-binding protein encodes the protein MGESILHVSELYKIFGKKPEKTYPLIKEGLSRQEIKEKTKQVVGLRNINFDVKKGEIFVIMGLSGSGKSTLLRCINRLIKPTSGKIILNNNIEISNMDEKKLLDIRREYFGMVFQKFGLLPTRTVLENVSLGLEIQGMGLEERINMSEKAISLVGLKGWEKSKISELSGGMQQRVGLSRALAIDPKILLMDEPFSALDPLIRLEMQELLLKIQKKMKKTIIFITHDLNEAVKLGDRIMILNEQGSIVQLSRPEDILLNPKNEFVESFVKDIDKTTVIRAESLAKKPEFTLNSQMDAKNAVKILNDLEYDFAYVLDESGKYLGISTKDGLEKSDLVCNAIHKIKPLKDIKTINQGLPQFISSEYPLPVVDEENMFLGYIKFKEVIDLVKN
- the bioA gene encoding adenosylmethionine--8-amino-7-oxononanoate transaminase, whose protein sequence is MENRNYSNEELKKFDKEYVWHPFTQMKEYQEGNPLLIEKGEGIYLIDVDGKKYMDAVSSIWCNFFGHSEKRIIDAIYNQALKIGHSTQLGCGNVPSAILAKRYVDFSPKQFTKVFFSEDGAEAVEIAVKMAFEYCKLKGFSNKTKFVSVKEGYHGDTIGTMSVGGSELFHGCFKPLLFDGYHASTPYCYRCKYYDFKDTDERNKLGCEMKCLLEMKELIKTHKNEIFCVILEAGVMGSAGMIPYPKGYIEGVAELCKELDIILILDEIATFGRLGRVFYSDLDELKELEKPDILCLGKGITGGYLPLALTLATDKIYKEFLGTFDECKQLFHGHTYSGNQITCASAIETLNILEETNICKEIRPNIEFLHERLDKLKELAPVGDIRKSGYMIGIELVKYKETKEPYDYGYKAGYKVAERLLEKGIYIRPIGNTLIFVLPLVIKLSEIEFLCKKIYESISELLAEKIL
- a CDS encoding nucleoside deaminase yields the protein MTKFMEEAIKEAKLGAIEGGIPIGAVLVYKNKVIGRGHNKRIQKNSVVFHAEMDALENAGRINSSIYKDCELYTTLSPCIMCSGAILLYNIKKVIIGENKTFKGAEELLEKNGVKLEVLNDKNCIDMMEEFIKSNEELWNEDIGKE
- a CDS encoding Rossmann-fold NAD(P)-binding domain-containing protein; translation: MVERIFDVDIVLTNKVVIDRNVFEKCPNLKYIWVTATGYNIVDVTSAVEFGVIVTNVPAYSTDSVS
- a CDS encoding ABC transporter permease is translated as MIESINLEIGKSLVNLIEFLIKNYSWFFDIISQVIKTIANFFSTLLFSINPYLLILIIGIITWKTVNLKTVPFAVIFLSIILMMGLWNMSIATISLILTSTIIALLIGIPLGILKARSKTINLIISPILDIMQTLPSLAYLIPAVLFFGIGEVPGIIATVIFAMPPAIKLTALGIEQVSDELVEVGRAFGSTSWQILTKIELPTALPSIMMGVNQAIMLSFSMVVIAGFIGSGGLGEVIISGIQRYSLAPALEAGIAVTFLAMIFDRITRNLVGSKN
- a CDS encoding glycine betaine ABC transporter substrate-binding protein translates to MNYKALLMIPILSLALLFSGCLNASENNDSEQKSLNLGLPPWPGVTVKSNVVKVILEEKGYAVKLNSLDAGLVYAKLAEGELDVLLAGWLPATHENYWNQYGDQLDKVNVNVEKTALGLAVPRHTYESGIQSITDLKGNGKIFNSRIVGIEPGAGIMSNTENAIEIYGLENYELKSSSTPAMMAELERAFNRNENIIVTVWEPHSVFFRFDIVMLDDPERVYGDGDKVYTIARKGLESDDPVLYEFFKKFKITPEIQSGWIYEYSDEGRNPEDVAREWVRNNSEIVSEWTSHMN